A part of Marinomonas rhizomae genomic DNA contains:
- the aroE gene encoding shikimate dehydrogenase, with product MDQYAVVGNPIAHSKSPSIHAHFAELTKQELAYSTLLGDEAEFENQVRDFFEKDGKGLNVTVPFKERAYAMCDILSQRAKQAGAVNTLLMAKNGDLFGDNTDGIGMVRDIVTNHGQSLTDKRILILGAGGAVRGVLEPVLSENPESVTIANRTLEKAQSLADQFDCLASSFEALEGHFDIIINGTSASLSGSLPPLKGELINSETWCYDMMYGKGRTIFLQWAHEHGADGADGLGMLVGQAAEAFYLWRQIRPETASLVEVMRQQM from the coding sequence TTGGATCAATACGCTGTTGTTGGAAATCCGATTGCTCACAGTAAATCGCCGAGCATTCATGCTCACTTTGCTGAACTAACAAAACAAGAATTGGCCTATTCGACCTTGCTTGGTGATGAAGCAGAGTTTGAAAACCAAGTCAGAGATTTTTTTGAAAAAGACGGCAAAGGCTTGAATGTTACGGTGCCTTTTAAAGAACGCGCTTATGCAATGTGCGACATCTTAAGCCAGCGCGCAAAACAAGCGGGTGCCGTAAATACCTTGCTAATGGCTAAGAATGGTGACCTTTTCGGCGATAATACCGACGGAATCGGTATGGTTCGTGACATTGTTACAAACCACGGACAGAGCTTAACTGACAAACGTATTCTTATTTTGGGGGCAGGCGGTGCTGTGCGTGGCGTGCTTGAACCTGTTTTGTCTGAAAACCCAGAATCTGTCACCATTGCCAACCGCACTCTTGAGAAAGCACAATCCTTGGCGGATCAATTTGATTGTCTGGCGTCGTCTTTTGAGGCGCTCGAAGGCCATTTTGATATTATTATCAATGGCACATCAGCGAGTTTATCTGGCAGTTTGCCACCCTTAAAAGGTGAGCTAATAAACTCTGAAACATGGTGCTACGACATGATGTATGGCAAAGGGCGCACCATCTTTCTACAGTGGGCCCATGAGCATGGTGCCGATGGCGCTGATGGTCTTGGTATGCTCGTAGGCCAAGCAGCAGAAGCCTTTTATCTGTGGCGACAAATTCGCCCTGAAACGGCCAGTTTAGTTGAGGTAATGCGCCAGCAGATGTAA
- a CDS encoding GNAT family N-acetyltransferase: protein MKAQWFSSVDQIGEAKWQEAIGETRYPFAQFAFHQALEQSKSIGDGTGWYPEYLLVMNDDDSPLAIAPTYLKTHSQGEFVFDWSWADAYQRYGMRYFPKRIWAIPFSPVTGLRIFSHLDPKGDDDEFSHLYPALAELMTQANQERAFSSWHLLFTKPEHAALFAPNKDLLHRVSCQFHWFNRDYKDMDDYLSHFSSRKRKTARKEREKVAKEGIKLTRTIGKDLTTADIDFFYLCYQSTYAKRGQQGYLTREFFGQLAKNMGDQILLVQAFRGDEAIAASWCFFDDHSLYGRYWGCMEEVDCLHFEACYYQGIEFCLEKGLQHFDPGTQGEHKIARGFEPVFSHSVHYIAHEGFREAIGNFCEEEAQAVREYHQDTHTLLPFKQES, encoded by the coding sequence ATGAAAGCGCAATGGTTCAGTTCGGTCGATCAAATAGGCGAAGCCAAATGGCAAGAGGCTATTGGAGAAACGCGATACCCGTTTGCGCAATTTGCTTTTCATCAAGCGTTAGAACAGAGCAAAAGTATTGGCGACGGAACCGGTTGGTACCCTGAATACTTGCTCGTAATGAACGATGATGACAGCCCACTTGCCATTGCTCCAACTTATTTGAAAACCCACTCCCAAGGTGAATTTGTCTTCGATTGGTCTTGGGCAGATGCCTACCAACGTTACGGCATGCGTTACTTTCCTAAGCGTATCTGGGCGATTCCTTTCTCTCCAGTAACGGGCTTACGTATCTTCTCTCACCTTGATCCAAAAGGTGATGATGACGAGTTTTCTCATCTGTACCCAGCGCTGGCTGAATTAATGACTCAAGCCAACCAAGAGCGCGCTTTTTCAAGCTGGCACCTGTTATTTACCAAGCCAGAACACGCAGCGTTATTCGCACCAAACAAAGACTTACTGCATCGGGTCTCCTGTCAGTTTCATTGGTTTAATCGTGACTATAAAGACATGGACGATTACTTATCTCACTTTTCTAGTCGCAAACGCAAAACCGCACGTAAGGAACGAGAAAAAGTCGCTAAAGAAGGCATTAAACTGACTCGCACCATCGGTAAAGACTTAACTACAGCGGACATCGATTTCTTTTATCTGTGTTATCAATCCACTTACGCTAAACGTGGACAACAAGGTTATTTGACGCGAGAGTTTTTCGGCCAATTAGCTAAGAATATGGGCGATCAAATCCTCTTGGTGCAAGCTTTCAGGGGTGATGAAGCCATCGCGGCGTCTTGGTGTTTCTTTGACGATCATTCTTTGTATGGCCGCTATTGGGGCTGTATGGAAGAAGTCGATTGCTTGCACTTTGAGGCCTGCTATTACCAAGGCATCGAGTTTTGCCTAGAAAAAGGGTTACAGCATTTTGATCCAGGTACTCAAGGGGAACACAAAATCGCCCGAGGCTTCGAACCTGTCTTCAGCCACAGCGTCCACTACATCGCCCATGAGGGTTTCCGCGAAGCCATTGGCAACTTCTGTGAAGAAGAAGCGCAAGCCGTGCGTGAGTACCATCAAGATACCCATACGCTGTTGCCGTTTAAGCAGGAAAGCTGA
- a CDS encoding helix-turn-helix transcriptional regulator, whose amino-acid sequence MRASRILKLLMMLQTHERVTARTLADACETSIRTVYRDIEALSAIGVPVYSEQGVQGGYRLLHGYRTRLNGLSAKEAETLFLTGLSGPAQKMGLQATLADAQLKLKAALPENMRYESDRLQSRFLLDAPNWFSDDEQVTYLPTLMTAVLEQQLITMRYQSWKGEIQRQTQPLGIVLKGGQWYLMAKVDTDVRTYRVSRIESLTLLDETFERPKDFNLAAFWQDSLRRMEALQFPIIAEVRLTALGVKIMEYVSSSYVVRQATIEPMDDSGWHRAKFPVGESVHGCAELLRFGAELEVIGPPELRIAMEGLVSSLAVLYQRNDSPN is encoded by the coding sequence ATGCGGGCCAGTCGAATACTGAAACTTCTGATGATGTTACAGACCCATGAAAGGGTGACTGCTCGTACATTGGCTGACGCCTGTGAAACGTCGATCCGCACGGTTTATCGGGATATCGAAGCACTTAGCGCCATTGGCGTCCCCGTCTACAGCGAACAAGGAGTGCAAGGCGGCTACCGGCTGTTACATGGTTATCGGACCCGACTGAATGGACTTTCCGCGAAGGAAGCCGAAACACTGTTTCTGACGGGGTTGTCCGGTCCAGCTCAAAAAATGGGGCTGCAAGCAACTCTTGCTGACGCGCAATTGAAATTAAAAGCCGCCCTGCCGGAAAACATGCGCTACGAATCTGACCGCTTACAGAGCCGATTTTTGCTGGATGCGCCAAATTGGTTTTCTGACGATGAACAAGTCACCTACTTGCCAACATTGATGACTGCCGTATTGGAGCAACAGCTTATTACCATGCGCTATCAGAGTTGGAAAGGCGAAATACAACGTCAGACCCAACCTCTAGGCATCGTTTTAAAAGGTGGACAGTGGTATTTGATGGCGAAGGTCGATACAGACGTTCGAACGTATCGCGTATCTCGTATTGAATCACTGACCTTACTGGATGAGACATTCGAGCGGCCTAAAGACTTCAATTTAGCCGCGTTTTGGCAGGATAGTTTACGCCGTATGGAAGCGCTTCAATTTCCAATTATCGCCGAAGTACGTTTAACCGCGTTGGGTGTTAAGATCATGGAATACGTGAGTTCTTCTTATGTGGTGAGACAAGCGACGATTGAGCCAATGGATGATTCAGGCTGGCACCGAGCCAAATTTCCAGTGGGAGAATCGGTACACGGCTGCGCGGAACTCTTGCGCTTTGGTGCCGAACTAGAAGTCATTGGCCCACCAGAACTACGCATAGCAATGGAAGGTCTGGTGTCGTCCTTGGCAGTGCTGTATCAGAGAAATGATTCTCCAAATTAA
- a CDS encoding glutathione S-transferase family protein — protein MSNIHDNTARNNGTITLYHAPQTRGTGVLVLLEELGVPYEMKVLNFKAGENQQPEFLAINPLGKFPTLVHNGTVVTEQVACYLYLADLFPEKGLAPALNDPKRGAYLRWMAYQGSSFEPALIDKAFNRSPVEASQLAYGSFDKMLKTLFDQIAKGPYLLGEQLYAVDILWGISLKWCRMFGLITTNPVVDAYIERVISRPAFIKAEQQDQALLLAQESE, from the coding sequence ATGAGTAATATCCACGACAACACAGCTCGAAACAATGGCACCATCACCTTGTATCATGCTCCACAAACCAGAGGCACTGGCGTTTTGGTTTTGCTAGAAGAATTAGGTGTGCCCTATGAGATGAAAGTGCTGAATTTTAAAGCAGGAGAAAACCAGCAGCCGGAATTTTTGGCTATTAATCCTTTGGGTAAATTCCCAACCCTTGTTCACAATGGCACTGTAGTCACCGAACAAGTCGCTTGTTATCTATATTTGGCTGATCTTTTCCCTGAAAAAGGTTTGGCACCTGCTTTAAATGACCCAAAACGTGGTGCTTATTTGCGCTGGATGGCCTACCAAGGCAGCAGCTTTGAACCCGCTTTGATCGACAAAGCCTTTAATCGATCTCCTGTTGAAGCGTCTCAATTAGCTTATGGTAGTTTTGATAAAATGCTGAAAACACTGTTCGACCAAATAGCCAAAGGTCCTTATTTATTAGGAGAACAACTTTATGCGGTAGATATTCTGTGGGGTATCAGTTTGAAATGGTGTCGTATGTTTGGACTAATCACCACCAACCCTGTGGTGGATGCTTATATTGAACGCGTCATCTCACGTCCAGCGTTTATTAAAGCTGAACAACAAGACCAAGCACTGCTGCTTGCCCAGGAAAGTGAGTAA
- the hmpA gene encoding NO-inducible flavohemoprotein has protein sequence MLSQQHIDTVKATIPLLASAGTAITEHFYQRMFSHNPELKDVFNMTHQRTGGQPAALFNAIAAYATHIDNLEVLTSAVMRIAHKHTSFNIQPNQYDIVGHHLIETLRELAPEAFTKDVEEAWAAAYTQLAGIFIKVEGDLYAERAAQQGGWKDFRRFRVASKTPESDLVTSFVFEPVDGGAVIDYQPGQYLGVKLHPKGNEFDEIRQYSLSTTPNGKSYRISVKREGNGDIAGVMSSYLHDHLNVGDEIEAMPPAGDFVFQDKQTPVVLISGGVGLTPMQAMLNTLAKQQYSHPVSYLHACVHQGQHSFKEHVDSLKEQLNLSVHTWYEQTDSEEVGVINGMMQLDVIKDSLPLTNGEFYLCGPVGFMMFVKQQLLTLGVEADRIHYELFGPHQEV, from the coding sequence ATGTTATCTCAACAACACATAGACACAGTAAAAGCCACTATCCCGCTTCTTGCTTCTGCAGGCACAGCGATTACAGAGCATTTTTATCAACGCATGTTTTCTCATAACCCAGAACTAAAAGATGTGTTCAACATGACGCATCAAAGAACCGGTGGCCAACCGGCGGCTTTGTTCAATGCCATCGCGGCGTACGCTACACACATCGATAATCTAGAAGTGCTAACCAGCGCCGTGATGCGTATCGCTCATAAGCACACCAGTTTTAACATCCAACCAAATCAATACGACATCGTTGGTCATCACCTGATTGAAACCTTGCGTGAACTGGCACCAGAAGCGTTCACCAAAGACGTAGAAGAAGCTTGGGCAGCAGCTTACACACAACTAGCGGGTATTTTTATCAAGGTAGAAGGCGACCTTTATGCTGAACGCGCGGCGCAACAAGGCGGCTGGAAAGACTTCCGTCGTTTCCGCGTGGCATCTAAAACACCAGAATCTGATTTAGTGACTAGTTTCGTGTTTGAGCCAGTCGATGGCGGGGCCGTAATCGATTATCAGCCCGGCCAATACTTGGGCGTTAAGTTACATCCAAAAGGCAATGAGTTCGATGAGATACGTCAATACTCTCTATCCACAACACCAAATGGCAAAAGCTATCGCATCAGCGTCAAACGCGAAGGAAACGGTGACATAGCTGGCGTGATGTCGAGCTATCTACACGATCACTTAAACGTAGGCGACGAAATTGAAGCTATGCCACCCGCTGGAGACTTCGTTTTCCAAGACAAGCAAACACCAGTGGTATTGATTTCTGGTGGTGTCGGCTTAACACCAATGCAAGCCATGCTAAACACGCTCGCAAAGCAGCAATACAGCCACCCAGTAAGCTATTTACACGCTTGTGTTCACCAAGGCCAACACTCCTTCAAAGAGCACGTAGACAGCCTTAAAGAGCAACTAAACTTGTCTGTTCACACTTGGTACGAGCAAACCGACAGCGAAGAGGTAGGCGTGATAAACGGCATGATGCAACTCGATGTCATCAAAGACAGCTTACCGCTGACAAATGGCGAGTTTTACTTATGCGGGCCAGTAGGCTTTATGATGTTTGTTAAACAGCAATTGTTGACCCTTGGGGTAGAAGCAGACCGCATTCATTACGAATTGTTCGGCCCGCATCAAGAGGTGTGA
- the norR gene encoding nitric oxide reductase transcriptional regulator NorR, which translates to MNQVSNNALLSFALDLASAVTQPNRFEQLVYAVRATINCDAVVLLSHSHGVLTPLAQRGLSDDMMGRRFIIDEHPRLKAISSDHYPVRFPADSPLPDPYDGMVLGHDENLPVHSCMGVPLYLEGKLIGVVTLDSIQPGVFDDIDARALEIIGTMAAMTLNTAILMEQLENQSQHAQNVLKVMGEQSHEMIGQSKAMQDLKQSINLVAASDFSILIEGETGVGKELVARALHEHSSRSDAPMVYVNCAAIPHHLIESELFGHVKGAFTGADRDRDGKFLLADGGTLLLDEIGELPLEVQGTLLRVIQNQEIQAVGKDQIRKVNVRIIAATNRHLETEVAEHRFRADLFHRLSVFPIQVPALRDRQGDIALLAGFFAERFRRKLGLQQLTLSASAIDLLDAYHWPGNVRELEHVISRAALFSKAESSKSESAKADNPTGITVITSAHLTGLQIDNSAKEKIQKNELEPPRLEKHKPIDLRLETETYQRNLIRKALEENQGNWTKAGQQLSMDRANLARLAKRLGIVVAKEIRS; encoded by the coding sequence ATGAATCAGGTTTCAAATAACGCCTTACTGAGTTTTGCCCTTGATCTTGCTAGTGCGGTGACACAGCCCAATCGTTTTGAACAATTGGTTTACGCGGTGCGGGCTACGATTAACTGCGATGCTGTTGTTTTGTTGTCTCATAGCCATGGTGTGTTGACGCCGCTTGCCCAGCGAGGGTTGTCGGATGACATGATGGGACGCCGATTTATTATTGATGAACATCCTCGTTTAAAAGCCATTAGTAGCGACCATTATCCGGTACGTTTTCCTGCTGACTCGCCTCTCCCCGATCCTTACGATGGCATGGTGTTAGGTCATGATGAGAATTTACCTGTGCACTCTTGCATGGGCGTTCCGCTGTATTTGGAAGGGAAGTTAATCGGCGTTGTCACCTTAGACAGTATCCAGCCGGGCGTTTTTGATGATATTGACGCACGTGCGTTAGAAATCATCGGCACCATGGCGGCGATGACGTTAAATACCGCCATCTTGATGGAACAATTAGAAAACCAGTCGCAACATGCTCAGAACGTATTAAAAGTAATGGGTGAACAAAGCCATGAAATGATTGGACAAAGTAAGGCCATGCAAGACCTCAAACAGTCTATTAACTTGGTCGCAGCATCGGACTTTTCCATCTTGATCGAAGGCGAAACGGGCGTTGGCAAAGAGCTTGTCGCACGAGCCCTGCATGAGCATTCTTCCCGTTCCGACGCGCCCATGGTGTATGTAAATTGCGCTGCGATACCGCACCATCTTATTGAAAGTGAGTTGTTTGGGCATGTGAAAGGCGCCTTTACTGGCGCGGATCGAGATCGCGACGGTAAGTTTTTATTGGCCGATGGTGGAACCTTGTTGCTCGATGAAATTGGTGAACTGCCGCTAGAAGTACAGGGTACTTTGCTTCGTGTTATCCAAAACCAAGAAATCCAAGCGGTTGGCAAAGATCAAATCCGCAAAGTAAACGTACGTATCATTGCTGCAACCAACCGACATTTAGAGACTGAAGTGGCAGAGCATCGTTTTCGTGCTGATTTGTTTCATCGTCTTAGTGTGTTTCCTATTCAAGTTCCTGCGCTGCGTGATAGACAAGGCGACATTGCTTTATTGGCCGGCTTCTTTGCAGAGCGATTCCGCCGTAAATTGGGTCTGCAACAACTCACCTTGTCTGCGTCGGCAATCGATTTATTAGACGCTTATCACTGGCCCGGAAATGTGCGCGAACTGGAACATGTTATTTCTCGTGCTGCGCTATTTTCTAAAGCAGAGAGCTCAAAGTCAGAAAGCGCAAAAGCCGATAATCCAACGGGTATTACCGTTATCACTTCGGCTCATTTAACAGGGTTACAAATTGATAATAGTGCTAAAGAAAAGATACAGAAAAATGAACTGGAACCGCCGCGCTTAGAAAAACACAAACCAATCGATTTGCGTTTAGAAACAGAAACTTATCAACGAAATCTAATCCGTAAAGCGCTAGAAGAAAATCAAGGAAATTGGACCAAAGCCGGTCAGCAGCTATCTATGGACCGCGCCAACCTAGCGCGCTTAGCAAAACGCTTAGGGATTGTCGTTGCTAAGGAAATAAGGAGTTAA
- a CDS encoding group II truncated hemoglobin: MTNSNPPTYGEGDATLQAVGGLTGLQNLVETFYRIMESTPEFRPLFDMHPSNIELTIDKLVSFLSGWMGGEKLFSKKYGPISLPQAHAHLIVTEKEKAMWLNCMAAALDELGYPEDLKAYLLPKLEFPAERIRQVSAARHS; this comes from the coding sequence ATGACAAACTCTAACCCTCCAACGTATGGTGAAGGCGATGCTACCTTACAAGCCGTGGGCGGCTTAACGGGACTGCAAAATTTGGTTGAAACCTTCTATCGCATCATGGAGAGCACGCCAGAGTTTCGTCCGCTTTTTGATATGCATCCTAGCAATATTGAGCTGACCATCGATAAATTGGTGTCTTTTTTATCCGGTTGGATGGGCGGAGAGAAGTTATTCTCGAAAAAATATGGCCCAATCAGCTTACCTCAAGCCCATGCACACTTAATCGTCACCGAAAAAGAAAAAGCCATGTGGTTAAACTGCATGGCAGCCGCTCTCGATGAATTGGGTTATCCAGAAGATTTGAAAGCGTATTTATTGCCCAAACTTGAGTTTCCCGCGGAACGCATTCGTCAGGTGAGTGCGGCTAGACACAGCTAA
- a CDS encoding MATE family efflux transporter, which yields MAWPPMVSNITTPLLGLVDTAVVGHLGTATHLAAVAIGASIFSFLFWAFGFLRMGSTGLTAQALGQGDERRVRELLLQSILMGVFIGLMLILFRGPLIDLAITLMEPSEEVEPWARLYCEARIFSAPAVLAGYALMGWFFGVQYSKGPLWMLLVINVANMILDYVAVYGLGMASDGVAWATVFAHYIGVTVAGVLAWHKLKGFSGHVPLSVLAKWREYMALVKVNRYLFVRTILLLLVMLFFTAQGARQGDSILAANAVLLTFLMIISNALDGFAFSVEALCGEYYGRKDKTNFKKVIQLSTYWALFAACILMLIFWLFGNQIIALLTNVQTVRDDAALYLPWLIFFPLLGIWSFMLDGIFIGTTSVKQMQNTMIICVVGVFFPVWFISQDLGNHGLWLSQAMLFIARAITLYWCYLQNMKKGVWFANP from the coding sequence ATGGCGTGGCCACCAATGGTGTCGAACATTACCACTCCTCTACTGGGCTTGGTGGATACGGCGGTGGTTGGGCATTTAGGCACGGCAACACACCTTGCCGCTGTGGCGATTGGTGCGAGCATTTTTAGCTTTCTATTTTGGGCATTTGGCTTCTTGCGCATGGGCTCAACCGGATTGACTGCACAAGCTCTGGGACAAGGCGACGAACGACGCGTTCGTGAATTGCTTTTGCAATCGATTTTGATGGGCGTTTTTATCGGGCTCATGCTGATTCTATTCCGAGGGCCCTTGATCGATTTGGCGATTACCTTGATGGAGCCCAGCGAGGAAGTCGAACCTTGGGCACGGTTGTATTGTGAAGCGCGGATTTTCAGTGCGCCGGCTGTGTTAGCGGGTTATGCCTTAATGGGTTGGTTCTTTGGCGTGCAGTATTCCAAAGGGCCGCTGTGGATGTTGTTAGTGATCAATGTCGCTAACATGATTCTCGATTATGTCGCCGTTTATGGCTTGGGCATGGCGAGTGACGGCGTGGCGTGGGCAACTGTGTTTGCGCATTATATTGGCGTAACGGTCGCTGGCGTATTGGCTTGGCATAAGTTAAAAGGCTTTTCCGGTCATGTGCCGTTAAGCGTTTTAGCAAAATGGCGCGAATACATGGCGTTAGTGAAAGTGAATCGATATTTGTTTGTGCGGACCATTCTCTTGTTATTAGTGATGTTATTTTTTACCGCACAAGGCGCGCGCCAAGGGGATTCTATTCTTGCCGCCAACGCGGTTTTGCTGACATTTTTGATGATTATCTCTAACGCCTTGGATGGCTTTGCTTTCTCGGTGGAAGCCTTGTGTGGCGAATATTATGGCCGCAAAGACAAAACGAATTTTAAGAAGGTTATTCAGCTCTCTACCTATTGGGCGCTGTTCGCCGCTTGTATTTTGATGCTGATATTTTGGCTTTTTGGTAATCAAATCATCGCCTTACTAACCAACGTACAAACCGTGCGAGACGACGCGGCTCTGTACCTACCTTGGTTGATATTTTTCCCTCTGTTGGGTATTTGGTCCTTTATGTTGGATGGCATTTTCATTGGCACAACCAGCGTAAAGCAAATGCAAAACACCATGATCATTTGTGTCGTCGGCGTGTTTTTCCCTGTGTGGTTTATCAGCCAAGATCTTGGTAATCATGGCTTATGGCTCAGCCAAGCCATGTTGTTTATCGCCAGGGCCATCACTTTGTATTGGTGTTATCTGCAGAATATGAAGAAAGGGGTTTGGTTCGCTAATCCTTAA
- the aroE gene encoding shikimate dehydrogenase encodes MSKNFLSELTGSFATPALENPTGVMMEAAYRNLGLDWRYINCEIQPEDLKNAVLGAKAMNWCGFNCSIPHKVSVIDYLDELGESARIIGAVNTVVNRDGKLVGENTDGRGFVESVKSSLELTNKRVVLFGAGGAARAVAVELALAGVAHITIVNRNQERGEELAQLVTDNTSAGAEYHAWTKQYQIPAETDLVINVTSIGLFPNVDEELDIDTDSIKANMVVADGIFNPPQTRLIQTAESKGCTTVNGLGMLVQQGAIAFEYWTGKAPSIDVMKAALSDALDIAET; translated from the coding sequence ATGTCGAAGAATTTCTTAAGTGAGTTAACCGGTTCTTTTGCCACGCCAGCATTAGAAAACCCCACAGGCGTGATGATGGAAGCCGCGTATCGAAATTTGGGTTTGGATTGGCGTTATATCAATTGTGAAATTCAGCCCGAGGACCTTAAAAACGCCGTATTAGGTGCGAAAGCCATGAATTGGTGCGGTTTTAATTGTTCTATTCCTCATAAAGTGTCCGTTATTGATTACCTTGATGAGTTAGGCGAGTCAGCTCGTATCATTGGTGCGGTGAATACTGTGGTGAACCGTGATGGCAAGCTAGTTGGTGAAAATACTGATGGCCGTGGTTTTGTAGAATCTGTGAAATCTAGCTTAGAGCTGACCAACAAACGTGTGGTTTTGTTCGGTGCTGGTGGTGCGGCACGAGCCGTGGCGGTGGAACTGGCCCTAGCTGGCGTAGCACACATAACTATTGTGAATCGCAACCAAGAGCGCGGCGAAGAGCTTGCCCAACTGGTTACCGATAACACGTCGGCTGGCGCGGAATATCATGCTTGGACAAAGCAATATCAGATTCCTGCCGAGACGGATTTGGTGATCAATGTGACTTCTATTGGTTTGTTCCCGAATGTGGACGAAGAGCTTGATATAGATACAGACTCAATTAAAGCAAATATGGTAGTTGCAGATGGAATTTTCAATCCACCGCAAACACGATTGATCCAAACTGCTGAATCCAAGGGCTGTACGACAGTAAATGGCTTGGGCATGCTCGTTCAGCAAGGCGCAATTGCTTTTGAATATTGGACGGGAAAAGCCCCTTCAATTGACGTTATGAAAGCCGCATTGAGCGATGCTTTGGACATTGCAGAAACATAA
- a CDS encoding FCD domain-containing protein codes for MESNQFGRVKQPKISDIIMKELESMILEGSFTAGQKLPPERELAARFEVSRPSLREAIQKLIARGVLFSRHGGGTYVSEQLGTSFADPLQDLISSHDEFLYDQLEFRDALESLAAYYAALRSTDADKTKLTHCFNQLIEANQNKAFALEAKLDVEFHMIIAEAAHNVVLLHTLRSLHAMLAKSISSNLRNLFEKQAARQRVMEQHTNLYQAIMAGDAEEARTAAHTHLVFVEDNLLKMRQEETRIQRSLRRNEHQNPL; via the coding sequence ATGGAATCCAATCAGTTTGGTCGCGTTAAGCAGCCTAAAATCTCCGATATCATCATGAAAGAACTCGAAAGCATGATTTTAGAAGGCAGCTTTACCGCTGGACAAAAACTGCCACCAGAAAGGGAATTAGCCGCACGCTTTGAAGTGTCTCGACCCTCGTTGCGGGAAGCCATTCAAAAGCTGATCGCTCGCGGCGTGTTATTCAGTCGTCATGGCGGCGGAACGTACGTTTCCGAGCAGCTAGGAACTTCCTTTGCAGATCCGTTGCAAGATTTGATCAGTTCCCACGATGAGTTTTTATACGACCAATTGGAATTTCGCGATGCGCTAGAAAGTCTTGCAGCTTATTACGCGGCGTTGCGCAGTACCGATGCAGACAAAACCAAGCTGACACACTGTTTTAATCAGCTGATAGAAGCCAACCAAAACAAAGCTTTCGCCTTGGAAGCCAAGTTAGACGTGGAATTTCACATGATCATTGCGGAAGCTGCGCACAATGTGGTGTTGCTGCACACACTTCGCAGCCTGCATGCCATGTTGGCGAAAAGTATTTCGAGTAACCTTAGGAATCTATTTGAGAAGCAAGCCGCTCGTCAGCGCGTAATGGAACAACACACCAACCTTTATCAAGCCATCATGGCTGGCGACGCCGAAGAAGCTCGCACGGCGGCGCATACGCATTTGGTTTTCGTGGAAGATAACTTACTGAAAATGCGCCAAGAAGAAACGCGGATCCAGCGCTCGCTACGCAGAAACGAGCACCAGAATCCGCTGTAA